A window from Cytophagia bacterium CHB2 encodes these proteins:
- the kdsB gene encoding 3-deoxy-manno-octulosonate cytidylyltransferase, protein MKVLGVIPARFASTRFPGKPLAALLDRPMIQWVYERASQSATLHELCVATDDDRIAEAVASFGGRAVMTSKDHASGSDRIAEVASTIRPAPDLVVNIQGDEPMIDPAAIDLAVSVTLSDGNAEFSTLACPIARAEELHDPNTVKVVLAQDHTALYFSRSPIPFCRDAQSGKAWLESHQYLKHIGIYVFRHELLMKFVKWPPGHLERVERLEQLRLLERGVKIHVARTEYEGKSVDTPADLEAVQRSLGGAKR, encoded by the coding sequence ATGAAGGTATTAGGAGTTATTCCGGCGCGCTTTGCTTCGACGCGATTTCCGGGCAAGCCGTTGGCGGCCTTGTTGGATCGCCCGATGATTCAATGGGTGTACGAACGTGCGAGCCAATCCGCCACGTTGCATGAGTTGTGCGTCGCGACGGATGACGATCGCATCGCGGAAGCCGTTGCAAGCTTCGGCGGCCGCGCCGTCATGACGAGCAAGGATCATGCGAGCGGCAGTGATCGCATTGCGGAAGTCGCAAGCACGATACGGCCGGCGCCCGATCTCGTGGTGAACATTCAAGGCGACGAGCCGATGATCGATCCCGCCGCAATTGATTTGGCGGTCAGCGTGACTCTCAGCGACGGCAATGCAGAATTCAGCACGCTGGCGTGCCCGATTGCGCGCGCCGAGGAATTGCACGATCCCAACACGGTGAAAGTCGTGCTCGCGCAAGATCACACGGCGCTCTATTTCTCACGCTCGCCCATTCCGTTTTGCCGCGACGCGCAATCCGGCAAAGCATGGCTGGAATCCCATCAATATCTCAAGCACATCGGTATTTATGTTTTTCGCCATGAGTTATTGATGAAATTTGTGAAATGGCCGCCCGGCCACCTCGAGCGCGTCGAACGTCTTGAGCAATTGCGCCTGCTCGAGCGTGGCGTTAAAATTCACGTGGCGCGCACCGAGTATGAAGGCAAAAGCGTCGACACGCCCGCAGATCTCGAGGCCGTGCAACGCAGCCTGGGAGGCGCGAAAAGATAA
- the gatC gene encoding Asp-tRNA(Asn)/Glu-tRNA(Gln) amidotransferase subunit GatC — MAITIDEVKHLAKLAKLRFEEEELPKIAQELDAIVGYMEQLKELDVTDVPATSHVLDLYNVFRADKVEQENTAQDILQNAPAQKMGYFSVPKVIG, encoded by the coding sequence ATGGCAATCACGATTGATGAAGTAAAACATCTGGCAAAGCTGGCAAAGCTCCGGTTCGAAGAAGAGGAGTTGCCGAAGATCGCGCAAGAGTTGGATGCCATTGTCGGCTACATGGAGCAACTTAAAGAGCTTGACGTCACGGACGTCCCGGCCACCTCCCATGTGCTGGATTTGTACAACGTTTTTCGCGCCGATAAAGTGGAGCAAGAGAACACCGCGCAAGATATTTTGCAAAATGCGCCGGCGCAAAAAATGGGATATTTCAGCGTGCCCAAAGTCATTGGCTGA
- a CDS encoding CTP synthase has protein sequence MPNKNTKYIFITGGVVSALGKGVASAAIGVLLKARGLSVSMLKLDPYINIDPGTMSPYQHGEVFVTNDGAETDLDLGHYERFIDLDMSRKNNATTGQIYYTVITKERHGDYLGNTVQVIPHITDEIKNRIVDVARGNGVYDVVITEVGGTVGDIESLPFLETIRQFRLETGVEDCLNIHLTLVPYIRASGELKTKPTQHSVMKLREIGIQPDILLCRLEGHLSYDLRKKIGLFCNMPAECVIEACDVSSIYEIPLIFEEQGLGNIIEQRLQLHHGESGASRRVDLEAWRQLVDKIKNPRYTVNIAMCGKYVGLKDSYKSISEAFVHAGVANDAHVELHWIDTEKVEQNGVPPEFKNMHGLVVLPGFGSRGVEGKIKMIQTAREQKVPFLGICLGMQCAVIEFSRNVCGLQANSTEFEEQTPHPVIDKMETQVNIKQMGGTMRLGAYRCELKAGTRAHAAYRESVIYERHRHRWEVNNRYLPQVQERGYKVSGINPETKLVEIMELENHPWFVGVQFHPELRSRALRPHPLFRDFVRAALEFAMK, from the coding sequence ATGCCGAACAAGAACACCAAGTACATCTTCATCACCGGCGGAGTGGTTTCGGCTTTGGGGAAAGGTGTAGCCTCGGCGGCCATCGGCGTTTTGCTGAAAGCGCGAGGACTCAGCGTGTCGATGCTCAAGCTGGATCCTTACATCAATATCGATCCCGGCACGATGAGTCCCTATCAGCACGGCGAAGTGTTCGTCACCAACGATGGCGCGGAAACCGATTTGGATCTTGGCCATTATGAGCGCTTCATCGACCTGGACATGTCGCGGAAGAACAACGCCACCACCGGCCAGATTTATTACACCGTGATCACGAAAGAACGCCATGGCGACTATCTCGGGAACACGGTGCAGGTCATTCCGCACATCACGGATGAAATCAAGAATCGCATCGTGGATGTTGCCCGCGGAAACGGCGTTTACGATGTCGTGATTACGGAAGTCGGCGGCACCGTCGGCGATATTGAAAGCCTGCCGTTTCTAGAAACGATTCGGCAGTTTCGCCTGGAAACCGGCGTGGAGGATTGTCTCAACATTCATTTGACGCTGGTGCCGTACATTCGCGCCTCGGGCGAGCTGAAGACGAAGCCGACGCAGCACTCCGTGATGAAACTGCGCGAGATCGGCATCCAACCGGACATTTTGTTGTGCCGCCTGGAAGGCCATCTGTCTTACGACTTGCGCAAGAAAATCGGCTTGTTCTGCAATATGCCGGCAGAATGCGTCATCGAAGCCTGCGATGTTTCCTCGATTTATGAAATTCCGCTGATCTTCGAAGAGCAGGGCTTGGGCAACATCATCGAGCAACGCTTGCAGCTTCATCACGGCGAAAGCGGCGCGAGTCGCCGCGTCGATCTCGAAGCCTGGCGGCAGCTTGTGGATAAGATCAAAAATCCCCGGTACACGGTCAACATCGCCATGTGCGGGAAATATGTCGGCCTGAAAGATTCTTATAAAAGCATCTCCGAAGCCTTTGTGCACGCCGGGGTGGCGAATGACGCGCATGTGGAATTGCATTGGATCGACACCGAAAAAGTCGAGCAGAATGGCGTGCCGCCGGAATTCAAGAACATGCACGGCCTGGTGGTTTTACCCGGCTTCGGCAGCCGCGGCGTCGAAGGCAAAATCAAAATGATTCAAACGGCGCGCGAGCAAAAGGTTCCGTTTTTGGGCATTTGTCTCGGTATGCAGTGCGCGGTGATCGAGTTCAGTCGCAATGTGTGCGGCTTGCAGGCCAACAGCACGGAGTTCGAGGAACAAACTCCTCATCCCGTGATCGACAAAATGGAGACGCAGGTCAACATCAAGCAGATGGGCGGCACGATGCGCTTGGGCGCCTATCGCTGCGAGCTCAAGGCCGGCACACGCGCGCATGCAGCATACCGCGAATCGGTTATTTATGAACGCCATCGCCATCGCTGGGAAGTGAACAATCGTTACTTGCCGCAAGTGCAGGAACGGGGCTATAAAGTGAGCGGCATCAACCCCGAAACTAAGCTCGTCGAAATTATGGAATTGGAAAATCATCCGTGGTTCGTGGGCGTGCAATTTCATCCCGAGTTGCGCTCGCGCGCGCTCAGACCGCATCCGCTGTTTCGGGATTTCGTGCGTGCGGCATTGGAGTTTGCCATGAAGTAA
- a CDS encoding DUF4926 domain-containing protein has translation MTDTIKLLDVVALTADLPEYNLRRGQVGTVVEILAEGNAFEVEFCDREGRMFESIGLRPDQIMVLRYDPVNGNSEKETVLV, from the coding sequence ATGACGGACACGATCAAATTGCTCGACGTGGTCGCACTGACGGCAGACCTGCCCGAATACAATTTACGGCGAGGGCAAGTCGGTACCGTCGTTGAGATTCTTGCCGAGGGGAATGCTTTTGAAGTTGAATTTTGTGATCGTGAGGGCCGCATGTTCGAGTCGATCGGCCTGCGGCCGGATCAAATTATGGTTTTACGTTACGACCCGGTCAACGGCAATTCAGAGAAGGAAACCGTTTTGGTCTAA